The Vibrio gazogenes DNA segment TCACTTTTTTTTACATATTTTCTGGCGGCATCTGCTAAAAAAATAATTCAAATTAGTTTTATCATTTGTTTTAAGTTTATTTGTGTTTGTTTTATTCTAAATTTGAACTATATCTATAGTTTTTGATGCTTATTTTTGTTGATTTGTTGGTTTAAAGCACTGTATCGTCTCTTTATTCTAATCACGTTAATTGTTGCAGAGGATAAGGATATGCTGATTGGTATACCAAAAGAAATTAAGAACCATGAATACCGCGTTGGGATGACGCCTGCGAGTGTTAAGGAATTAACCAAAAGAGGTCATCACATCTTGGTTGAAACATTAGCCGGAGCCGGGATTGGGTTCTCTGATCAGGACTATATTGACGCCGGGGCGACAATTCGTCCTGATGCGGCGAAGATTTTCGCGGAAAGTGACATGATTGTGAAAGTGAAGGAGCCTCAAGCAAGCGAGCGAGCCATGTTGCGGGAAGATCAAATCCTGTTTACTTATCTTCACCTCGCTCCCGATGCGGCTCAGACGCATGATTTAATTCAAAGTAAAGCGGTGTGCATTGCTTATGAAACTGTCACAAGCGCCAACCGGACATTACCTCTGCTGGCCCCGATGTCGGAAGTGGCCGGGCGGATGTCAATTCAGGCTGCGATGACCTCATTAGAAAAGTCGCATGCTGGTCGTGGTTTATTGTTGGGTGGTGTTCCGGGGGTTGAGCCAGCTAAGGTGACAATTATCGGTGCGGGCGTCGTGGGACGCAATGCCGCACAAATGGCGGCAGGTCTTGGTGCTGAAGTGGTGATTATCGATAAAAATATCGATGCCTTACGCGATATTGATGCCATTTATCAAGGGAAAATCACCACGGTTTATTCCACAGCTGATGCGATTGAAAAACATGTTTTATCTGCTGATGTCGTGATTGGTTCGGTGCTACTGCCCGGTGCCGAAGCACCGAAACTGATTAC contains these protein-coding regions:
- the ald gene encoding alanine dehydrogenase, with the protein product MLIGIPKEIKNHEYRVGMTPASVKELTKRGHHILVETLAGAGIGFSDQDYIDAGATIRPDAAKIFAESDMIVKVKEPQASERAMLREDQILFTYLHLAPDAAQTHDLIQSKAVCIAYETVTSANRTLPLLAPMSEVAGRMSIQAAMTSLEKSHAGRGLLLGGVPGVEPAKVTIIGAGVVGRNAAQMAAGLGAEVVIIDKNIDALRDIDAIYQGKITTVYSTADAIEKHVLSADVVIGSVLLPGAEAPKLITAEMIKRMKSGAVLVDVAIDQGGCAETSKATTHQEPTYIVDDVVHYCVANMPGGVARTSTVALNNATLPYIIALAEKGYRAALLADEHFLNGLNVYHGQLTNRFVAESHALEYVDAKVALAS